In the Streptomyces sp. cg36 genome, one interval contains:
- a CDS encoding SDR family NAD(P)-dependent oxidoreductase: MDPTVRKLPGTGRGVLVTGASRGIGRAVATAFAQGGDRVAVHCSALGRDAEETFAALEGQGHALLAADLTDPDAVEDLAARAEEALGGVDVLVNNAAVMVPHPLARTSYEQWRRAWRQTVDVNLLGPAHLSHRVAGRMIEAGREGRIVNIGSRGAFRGEPDHPAYGATKAALHALGQSLAVSLAPYGIAVASVAPGFVATERVAGRLEGAEGEDIRTQSPFGRVAEPAEVAAAVLYLASPQAMWSSGTVLDVNGASYLRT; the protein is encoded by the coding sequence ATGGATCCGACCGTGAGGAAACTGCCCGGCACCGGCCGGGGTGTTCTGGTCACCGGAGCCTCCCGGGGCATCGGACGGGCGGTGGCCACCGCCTTCGCGCAGGGCGGAGACCGCGTCGCCGTCCACTGCTCCGCCCTCGGCCGGGACGCCGAAGAGACCTTCGCCGCGCTGGAGGGGCAGGGGCACGCGCTGCTCGCCGCCGACCTGACCGACCCGGACGCCGTGGAGGACCTGGCGGCCCGCGCCGAGGAAGCCCTCGGCGGGGTGGACGTCCTGGTGAACAACGCGGCCGTGATGGTGCCCCACCCGCTCGCGCGGACCTCGTACGAGCAGTGGCGCCGGGCATGGCGGCAGACGGTCGACGTGAACCTCCTGGGCCCGGCCCACCTCAGCCACCGGGTGGCCGGCCGGATGATCGAGGCGGGCCGCGAGGGGCGCATCGTCAACATCGGCTCGCGCGGCGCCTTCCGGGGCGAGCCCGACCACCCCGCCTACGGGGCCACCAAGGCAGCGCTGCACGCGCTGGGCCAGTCCCTCGCGGTCTCCCTCGCCCCGTACGGCATCGCCGTGGCGTCCGTCGCTCCCGGGTTCGTGGCCACCGAGCGGGTCGCGGGGCGCCTGGAGGGGGCCGAGGGGGAGGACATCCGGACCCAGAGCCCCTTCGGACGCGTCGCGGAACCGGCCGAAGTCGCCGCAGCGGTCCTGTACTTGGCCTCACCCCAGGCCATGTGGAGCTCGGGCACGGTCCTCGACGTCAACGGTGCGTCCTATCTGCGGACCTGA